Sequence from the Rhizobium sp. TH2 genome:
GCCACTTCATTCTCGGCTCCCTGTCAGCGACTGCTGCTTTGGCGGGGTGTTCCACCTCGATCCGCGCACCAGTTCCCGGATTTGCCACGCGCCCCATCGCGCCGCCGACATCAGCGGAACTCGCCGTTATCTACGGGCCCAAGCAGGATGGTGACTTTGTCCTGCCGGCAATACCCTATGAGCGGATCGATCCCAAATTCTACCGCCAGCGCGTTGCCAACCCGACCGCTGAGCGCCCGGGCACCGTTGTCGTCGATACGCCGTCGCGGTTCCTCTATGTCATAGAGCCGGGTGGCACTGCGATGCGCTACGGCGTCGGCATCGGCCGCGATGGTTTCGCCTGGCAGGGCGAGGGCGTGATCCAATGGCGGCAGCACTGGCCTCACTGGAAGCCGCCGAATGAGATGGTTGCGCGTCAGCCCGAACTGGCCCGCTATTCGATTGACAAGGGCGGCATGAAGCCGGGGCTGGAAAATCCGCTGGGATCGCGTGCGCTCTATATCTTCCAGAACGGCGCGGACACGCTTTACCGGCTCCATGGATCGCCGCAATGGGATTCCATCGGCAAGGCGACCTCGTCGGGCTGTGTCCGGCTGATCAATCAGGATGTGATCGATCTTTATGAGCGCGTGCCATACCACGCCAAGATCGTCGTTTATCAATAGGCTCGTAGCGAGGCGTTAAAGCCTCGCCACCCGCTCGGTCAGCAGTTCGAAGAAGCCTTCGTCATCGACATCCCTAAGCACCAGCGCATTGTGCTTGCGCTTGGTCACCTGCCACCAGTCGACCACCGTCATGCCCAGTGTCAGTTCGGAGTTGAGTTCGATCTCGACATTGCATTCCCGGCCCTTGTAGAACTCTGGCCTGATCAGGTAGGCGATCACGTTGGGGTCGTGTAGCGGCCCGCCATCCGAGCCGTATTTCACGACGTCGAAACGCTCGAAGAAGGCCAGCATGTCGGCCAGCGCCACCGCGGGCTTGGTGCCGACAGCGCGGATTTTGTCGACGCGCCGCCTGTAGGTCAGCACCTTATGCGTCAGGTCGAGCGGGATCATGACAATGCGGATGCCGGATTTGAAGACGATCTCCGCTGCTTCCGGATCGACATAGATGTTGAATTCCGCCGCCGGCGTGATGTTGCCGACCTCGAAATAAGCGCCGCCCATCAACACGATCTCCTGGACACGGCCAACGATATCAGGCGCCTTCTGGAAAGCCGTCGCGATATTGGTCAGCGAGCCGAGCGGGCAGAGCGTGACAGTGCCCGAGGGTTCGCTGCGCAGTGTCTCGATAATGAAATCGACGCCGTGCTGCACCTGAAGCGGCGTCACCGGATCGAAGAGTTCGGGACCGTCCAGTCCGGTCGCGCCATGCACATGCTCGGCGGTCACCAGCGGCCGTTTCAGCGGCCTGTCGCAGCCGGCAAACACTTTCACGTCGGTACGGTTGGAGAAATCGCAGACGATCCGCGCATTCCTGGAGGTGAGCGCCAGCGGCACGTTTCCTGCAACGGCCGTGATGCCAAGCACCTCGATTTCCTCAGGCGAGCCGAGCGCCAGCATGATCGCGGCAGCATCGTCCTGGCCGGGATCTGTGTCGATGATGATCTTCCTGGGACTTCCCATCAATGCGAATCCTTCAGTCTTTTGTCAGCCTTGCGCGACCTTGTCTAACCACGCCTTCGACGCCTTGCAACTCCCGTACGGTTACACCATATGAAACACCGTGGATGCTCATCGAGGTCCACGATTTGTCGCTTGCAGCCAAGGACATGATGATGACGAGAGTGACCCCCTTTGCGAGCCCGCTTCTCTTGGGCTTCGACGCAATGGAGAAGACGCTGGAGCGCCTCTCCAAGATCAATGACGGCTATCCGCCCTATAATATTGAACGTTTGCGCGCCGACACTGTGACCGGCGAACCTGACCGGCTGCGAATCACGCTGGCCGTCGCCGGCTTTGCCGAGGAAGACCTCGACGTCACCACCGAAGAAAGCCAGCTCACCATCCGTGGCCGCCAGGCCGCTGAACCCGGCGAGCGGGAATTCCTCCACCGTGGCATCGCATCGCGACAGTTCCAGCGATGTTTCATGCTCGCCGACGGCATGATCGTCACCGCGGCAGCGCTGAAGAACGGCCTTCTCTCCATCGATCTTGTTCGTCCCGAACCTGCGAAAATGGTGCGAAAAATTAATATTTCTGTCCCAGACTGAATAATTGCGGAATTGCCGCGTCTCCTAATTAGAAGGAGTTTTTGACATGATCTCCAAAAACACACAGGCGGGTCGCATGACCAGGAATGAATTCGCGCATCTCGGCGCGGGCAAGGTTGGCTACATCAGGAAGATGCGTTCGGAAGAAGTTTCCAGCGTATTTCCGGAAGCGCCGGACCTCAACCCGGGCCTCGATCTCTGGGCCCTGTTCGGCGCCGATGGCACGCCCATCCTGCTGACGGACAACCGCTCCTCGACCTTCTTCAAGGCCGCCGAGGACGATCTGACGACCGTGGCGCTGCACTAGGCGCCGGCGTATACGCAAGATGACCATCCGGTGGATGCCGGATGCGGGACGAGTAGCATATGCAGGCTTTTCGTGGGAGCTCGACTCGAGCCGCTGAACGAAAGAGCCGCGATATCGCCGGAGTTAAAATGAGCCGGCGACACGGGTGAGCGTAATGGCCCCGTTGGTGAATCTGATTTCATTCAACACAAGTATTTCCGCAGCGTGGGTTTCGTAGGGAGGGATATTGCCATTTGGCAGCGAATGCTCTATATATGACCATATTGGAGAAATGTATGGCCAACCTGCAACTGATTGAAACCACGCCTTATGATTTTTCTCCGCATCCGATCACCGATGCGGAGGCGCAGGTGATGTTCCGCGCCGCGCTCACTCTGTTCCGCCTGTGGGATATCACCGACGACCACGCCGCGACGCTGCTCGATATGCCCGTCCGCACCTTCCGGCGCTGGAAGGCGGGCGATACCGGCCGCATGAGCCGGGACTTGAAGGCGCGGCTTTCCAATCTGATGGGTATCCACAAGGCGCTGCGGCTGATCTTCCATGAACCGCCCCGCGGTTATTCGTGGGTAAAGGCACCCAACGCGGCCTTTGGCGGCCGCCCCGCCATCGACGTGATGCTCGGCGGCGAACTGACTGACCTGATGCGGGTGCGGCGATATCTGGACGCCGAGCGCGGCGCCTGGTGATGGAGCCGTGAATGGATGTTACGGCGCTTCCCGTCTCGCAGATTGAATGGCGTGGTGCCGTCCGCGTTATCCGCAGCCTATTTCCGCCGATCGATCTCTTCGAGGACATTGCCGATCCCGCCGACTGGCCGCTTCTGATCGCTGCCGAACAGAAGACCAATCCGCGGCTGATGGAGAGTATCGGCAGCCTCGACCTCGTGCCGCCCGCCCGCCGCGTCTCCGGCCCGGGCTCGAGCTACCTCATGGCGCCGTTCACCCATGCCACCCCCGACCGGCCGAGTCGTTTCAGCAACGGGACATTCGGCATCCTCTATGTCGCCGATGCCTTCGAGACCGCACTTTTCGAGACCATCCATCATCACGCGCTGTTCATGGCACGAACGAGCGAACGGCGGGGCTGGACATCGCAGTTCCGGGAGATCCTGATGGATGTCGAGGCAGAACTCCATGATATTCGCGGTGACGATGCCTTTTCGGCCGTGCTCAATCCAGCCGATTATTTCGAAAGCCAGGCTCTCGGCCAGAGGCTGAAGGACTCAGACAGTCAAGGCATCGTCTATCCCAGCATCCGCAGGGAGGGCGGAGAATGCGTCGCACTGTTCTATCCCGATCTGGCTGGCAACGCCCGCCAAGGTCGCCATCTCGATTACCATTGGGATGGCGGGCGGGTTGACATGGTGCGGGATGCAGGGTCCGGCGCGGTGTACCGGGTGGTTTAGAGCCTCTTGCATTGAAATGGAGCCGGTTCTGCCGGAGCAGGTTTTCGTCAGGATCAGAGGCGATTGGCGAAGGTCGTACCCAGATCTACGGCCGAGCCGATCGCCTCTGATCCTGGCGGAAAGATGCCCGGCCCCTCGGGTTGGCTGAAGCCTCCCGTCAAACCTTCCTGAACGTCAGATAAGCCGAACTCCGGCCCTCTCTCCGCGCCTTGGCCTCATAGCGCGTGCTCGGCCAGTCCTCGAACGGCGTCAACCAGTCGCTGGCGTTGCGGGCCGTCCATTCCAGGCCGCCGTGGTGGTCGACATGCTGGAGCACCCAGTTCACATAGGTGTCGATATCGGACGCGAAGCAGAACAGCGCACCCGGCTTCAGCGCCCGATGCAAGCGGGCGAGATTGACTTGGCTGACGAAGCGCCGTTTCCAGTGCCTCTTCTTCGGCCACGGATCGGGATAGAGCAGGTCGATCTGGTCGATCGACTCCGGCGGCAGCCAGTCAAGCACTTCCACCGCGTCGTCGTCATAAAGCCGGATATTCTTCAGGCCCAGTTGCTCGATCAGGGCCAGCAGCTTCGCCATGGAATTGACGAAGGGCTCGACGCCGATGAAGCCGGTTTCCGGATTGGTCGCCGCACGATGGATCAGGTGTTCGCCGCCGCCGAAGCCGATTTCAAGCCGGATCGCCTTGACGGGAACCTCGAAGAGGGATGCGAACGCCGGGGGTGGAGGCGACTTGAGGTCGAGCTTCAAGAGCCCGAGCGATTCACCCATCAGCCGTTCCTGGTTCGGCCGTAGCGGCTTGCCTTTGCGGCGCCCGAAAAAGGCTTCGGTGGAGCGCGATTTGCGCCCCCCACCGAGATCCTGTTCCTCGTTGTCGTTGTCTGCGATCACGCCTTCAACGCATCCTTGAGCGGCTTGACGAGGTCGAGCTTCTCCCAGGAGAACGACCCGTCGCGGCCAGCCTTGCGGCCGAAATGGCCATAGGCGGATGTCTTGGCGTAGATCGGCTTGTTGAGGTTGAGGTGACGACGGATGCCGGTCGGCGACAGGTCGACCACCTTGCGGAGCGCCTCTTCGATCTGCTCCTCGGACACTTTGCCGGTGCCGTACAGATCGACATAGACCGACAGCGGCTGCGCCACGCCGATGGCGTAGGCGAGCTGGATCGTGCAGCGGTCGGCGAGACCGGCCGCGACAACGTTCTTGGCGAGGTAGCGCGCCATGTAGGCGGCCGAGCGGTCGACCTTGGTCGTGTCCTTGCCGGAGAATGCGCCACCGCCATGGGGAGCCGCACCACCATAGGTATCGACGATGATCTTGCGGCCGGTCAGGCCCGCGTCGCCATCCGGTCCGCCGATCACGAACTTGCCGGTCGGGTTGATGTACCAGTTGCAATCCTTGTCGATCGGCAGGTCGCCCAGCGCTTCGCGGATAAAGGGTTCCACGACCTTGCGGACCTTCTTGGAATCCCAGCTCGCATCCATGTGCTGGGTGGACAGCACGATCGAGGCCACGCCGGCAGGCTTGCCGTTCTCGTAACGCACGGTCACTTGGCTCTTGGCGTCCGGGCCGAGCTTGCCGACGTCGCCTTCGCCCTTGCGGCGGGCTTCGGACAGAAGCTGCAGGATGCGGTGCGAATAATAGATCGGTGCCGGCATCAGGTCCGGCGTCTCGGTGCAGGCGTATCCGAACATGATGCCCTGATCGCCGGCGCCTTCGTCACCCTGCTGGTCCGACGCATTATCGACGCCCTGGGCGATATCGGCCGACTGGGAATGCAGCAGCACGTCGATCTTCGCGTTCTTCCAGTGGAAGCCGGCCTGCTCGTAGCCGATGTCGCGGATCGCCTTGCGGGCGACCTGCTTGAACTTGGCGGGGTTGATGACCTCGACGCCGTTCTTGTCCTTCTTCATCAGGCTGTGCGGAACCCGCACTTCGCCGGCGATCACGACGCGATTGGTGGTGGCGAGCGTCTCGCAGGCGATGCGGACGTTCCAGGGATCGGTCTTGGTCTTGATGGCTTCGCGGTAGACCAGATCGACGATCTCATCCGAAATCCGGTCACAGACCTTATCAGGATGCCCTTCGGAAACGGACTCGCTGGTGAAGAGATAGCTTGGGCGCATTATGGGAATTCCCCTCAGTGAAGATAGCGGTGCTCTGTGTAGAGAGTTCGCTGCGGAAAAACAAGCGCACAAGGATATGGATATATCTTTATATCATTCGTTTTTCGCGGTTTATGCCCGCTTTTTGCCACTTTCGGCCATCCATCGGTGAATTCCGACAATAGGAATTCCCGAAGAGTCCTTTCCCCGCAAAAACATTTCGCAGCTATCGTCGCGCCGAGGACAAGTGATTGGATTGTTGCGAGTTGTGTTTTGCGCACTGGCAACCAAGAGCCCGCTGACCCATCGGCCGGCTATTCGCGCAATATTTCCCAGGAAATTGCCACCGCTGATGCGCGGCAAATGTCCATGGTGAGACGGTCGGTTGCGAGCCCTTTTTATCGGGCTCGCAATCGTATGGATTATTCAGCTTCGGCTTCGGCGGCGAGCGCCTTGACGAGATCGACCAGCTTGCGGCGGACCTTCGGATCGTTGATCTTGACGAAGGAGCGGTTGAGCTGCAGGCCCTCGGAAGAGGACAGGAAGTCCACCACATAGTTCGAGCTCGACGCTTCGGCCATGCCGGCAGGCGTATTTGCCGGGTTGCCGTCGGGCGCGTCCTCGAAGAAGAACGAGACCGGAACATTCAGGATGCCGGATATCGCCTGCAGACGGCTGGCGCCGACGCGATTGGTACCCTTCTCGTATTTCTGGATCTGCTGGAATGTAATTCCGAGTGCTTCCCCAAGCTTTTCCTGGCTCATGCCAAGCATAGTACGGCGCAATCGGATCCGACTTCCAACATGGATGTCGATCGGGTTGGGCTTCTTCTTGTTTTCAATCATGGCTGTTATTTCCTATGTGAAGCGGTGGAGCGACTGACAGTTGTCAATTCCGCTACGTGCAATACGCAAGCGCTGGGAAACCATTGCGAACGTCTTCACCATAGCGGGCATCGGCCACTCGGACCACTATGCCTTTTTAGGGGTTTTTGGTCAATTCCGGCTGAAAATAAAACTCATGCGGGAGAAAAACACTAGCAAGATCAATAGGCTTTCCAGCAACCCGAAGTTAAGTGAGGGTAACAAGATGTGCCAGATTGGCGCAGTCCTGGGTGGCATGGTACCATCGACCACTCCGACGGCGCCGAAGTCGAGGCCGGCCTGGATCCTGCCATAGCCGTCGATGATGGCGGAAATGCCGCTGTTGGAGTTGCGGATCACCGGAAGGCCGCTTTCGACGGCGCGAATTCGCGCCTGGTGGAAATGCTGCCATGGTCCCGGCGTGTAACCGAACCATCCGTCATTGGTGAGGTTGACGATCGCATCGGCCTCCTGTCCTTCCGCCGCGCCCTCTTCGGGAAAGATCACCTCATAGCAGATCAGCGGCAGCAGCCGGTTGCCATCCGGCGCCGTCAATATCTGGTGGCGTGGTGCTGCGCTGTAGCCGCCGGGAAACGCTGCTATCGCATTCAAACCCATGCTGTTCCAGAAGCTCTCGAAGGGCAGGTATTCACCGAAGGGCACGAGATGCACCTTGTCGGCGGCGGCGATGATCTGCCCCTGGGAGTCGATCATATAGGCGGAATTGTAATAGCGGGTGGGGGAGCCGCTGCCGTCGCTTTCGGTCCGCACCGCACCCGCGATCAGGATCTGGCCGTCCTCCAGCGCGTCCGCGATCCGCACCAGCGCGTCAGGGTTTTGCGTCAGGATGAACGGCACCGAGGTTTCAGGCCAGATCACGTAATCCGGGCGTTTCGCGCCTTCCCTGGGCGGCGCCGTCGTGAGCCGGATATGCTCCTCGAAAATCCGGCCCCGTTCATTGTCGTCGATCTTCGCGGCCTGGTCGATCATCGGCTGCACGATCCGGATCGTTCGCGGATCATTAACCTTCACGACATCCGAGGTGTTCAACCTGTAGGCGCCAAATCCGAAATGCAGTGCTAGCAATGTAAGCGCGAGAAGGGTTGCAGGCCAGCGTCCGGGTCCTGTGACGACCAGCGCCGGCGCGGCAAAAACCAGAACCGCGAGGATGTTCATCGCATAGGTGCCGGTCACCGCCACCGATTGCATCAAGAGCGGGAAGGGCATCATCGAATAGCCCACCGAATTCCACGGAAAGCCCGTCAGCACGAACGCGCGCAACCATTCGGCAAGGCCGAAGGCGGCTCCGAACACCAGCAGCCGCGCAAAGCCGTCGGTCCAGACCAGGCGCGCGATGAAGGTCGCAAGGCCATAGAAGAGCGCGAGATAGGCAGGAAGACCCAGGATGGCGAGCGGCAAGGCCCAGGCGAATTCGTCGGCCTCCACGAGAAGCGCATTGCCCGTCCACCAGAGCCCGGCAACGAAATAGCCGAAGCCGAAGGCCCATCCGACCATGAAGGAAGGCAGGCGGCGGGCGATGAAGCCCCGGTCCGGGTCGCCCGCGGCACCATCGATCAGCCAGAGCAGGATGGGAAAGGAAATGAAGTTGACGGCGAAGATGCCGAAGGGTGGCTGGGCGAGGGTGGAAAAGGCGCCGGCGAGAATGGCGATGAGGAACCGTTTGAAGCCCGAACTCAGCATGACATAGGCCGCGAACCGCTGCATGCACACTATCCCATTCCGCGCGAATCAGTCGAATTGCCGAAGTCTTGCAGGATTTCGCCGCATTTGTCCGCGAAATCTCCGTTCACGGGTCCAAAGACCGCATTAACGATAGCGTGGAAAAACCTGAGCCGGACCCGCGAAAATTAACCGGATGGCACCGGCAGGTGATGAATCTGCGCGCGACCAACAATTCGATCGATCCGACTCTAGGCCTACGGCGTTGAAGTCAGTATATCGAAAGCAAATTCCGGTCCGTTACGGACCGCATGTGATTGGAGACATAGATGGCAAATGGTCTGATCGTTCCGGTGATCCTGGCGGGCGGCAAGGGCACGCGGCTATGGCCGATGTCGCGTTCGCAGCGGCCCAAGCAGTTCCTGGCGCTGACCGGCGATCTCAGCCTGTTCCAACTCACCCTCAAGCGGCTGGCGGACCCCGCGCGCTATGACAAGCCGATCGTGGTGACCAATGCGGAATACCGTTTCCTCGTTGCCGAGCAGGCGCAAGAGGCTGGCGTCGAACTCGAAGCCGTGCTGCTCGAACCCGTAGCGCGCAACACCGCGCCCGCCATTGCTGCTGCGTCCCTGATCGCCTCGCGCAACGAGCCGCGCCTCGTCCATGTGCTCGCTTCCGACCATAATATTGCGCTCGACGATGCCTATCTCACCGCGATCGATACCGCCGCTGCCGCCGCCCGCGAAG
This genomic interval carries:
- a CDS encoding RES family NAD+ phosphorylase; the protein is MDVTALPVSQIEWRGAVRVIRSLFPPIDLFEDIADPADWPLLIAAEQKTNPRLMESIGSLDLVPPARRVSGPGSSYLMAPFTHATPDRPSRFSNGTFGILYVADAFETALFETIHHHALFMARTSERRGWTSQFREILMDVEAELHDIRGDDAFSAVLNPADYFESQALGQRLKDSDSQGIVYPSIRREGGECVALFYPDLAGNARQGRHLDYHWDGGRVDMVRDAGSGAVYRVV
- a CDS encoding nucleoside hydrolase; translated protein: MGSPRKIIIDTDPGQDDAAAIMLALGSPEEIEVLGITAVAGNVPLALTSRNARIVCDFSNRTDVKVFAGCDRPLKRPLVTAEHVHGATGLDGPELFDPVTPLQVQHGVDFIIETLRSEPSGTVTLCPLGSLTNIATAFQKAPDIVGRVQEIVLMGGAYFEVGNITPAAEFNIYVDPEAAEIVFKSGIRIVMIPLDLTHKVLTYRRRVDKIRAVGTKPAVALADMLAFFERFDVVKYGSDGGPLHDPNVIAYLIRPEFYKGRECNVEIELNSELTLGMTVVDWWQVTKRKHNALVLRDVDDEGFFELLTERVARL
- a CDS encoding DUF1150 family protein encodes the protein MISKNTQAGRMTRNEFAHLGAGKVGYIRKMRSEEVSSVFPEAPDLNPGLDLWALFGADGTPILLTDNRSSTFFKAAEDDLTTVALH
- the metK gene encoding methionine adenosyltransferase encodes the protein MRPSYLFTSESVSEGHPDKVCDRISDEIVDLVYREAIKTKTDPWNVRIACETLATTNRVVIAGEVRVPHSLMKKDKNGVEVINPAKFKQVARKAIRDIGYEQAGFHWKNAKIDVLLHSQSADIAQGVDNASDQQGDEGAGDQGIMFGYACTETPDLMPAPIYYSHRILQLLSEARRKGEGDVGKLGPDAKSQVTVRYENGKPAGVASIVLSTQHMDASWDSKKVRKVVEPFIREALGDLPIDKDCNWYINPTGKFVIGGPDGDAGLTGRKIIVDTYGGAAPHGGGAFSGKDTTKVDRSAAYMARYLAKNVVAAGLADRCTIQLAYAIGVAQPLSVYVDLYGTGKVSEEQIEEALRKVVDLSPTGIRRHLNLNKPIYAKTSAYGHFGRKAGRDGSFSWEKLDLVKPLKDALKA
- a CDS encoding Hsp20 family protein, with the translated sequence MTRVTPFASPLLLGFDAMEKTLERLSKINDGYPPYNIERLRADTVTGEPDRLRITLAVAGFAEEDLDVTTEESQLTIRGRQAAEPGEREFLHRGIASRQFQRCFMLADGMIVTAAALKNGLLSIDLVRPEPAKMVRKINISVPD
- the lnt gene encoding apolipoprotein N-acyltransferase, giving the protein MQRFAAYVMLSSGFKRFLIAILAGAFSTLAQPPFGIFAVNFISFPILLWLIDGAAGDPDRGFIARRLPSFMVGWAFGFGYFVAGLWWTGNALLVEADEFAWALPLAILGLPAYLALFYGLATFIARLVWTDGFARLLVFGAAFGLAEWLRAFVLTGFPWNSVGYSMMPFPLLMQSVAVTGTYAMNILAVLVFAAPALVVTGPGRWPATLLALTLLALHFGFGAYRLNTSDVVKVNDPRTIRIVQPMIDQAAKIDDNERGRIFEEHIRLTTAPPREGAKRPDYVIWPETSVPFILTQNPDALVRIADALEDGQILIAGAVRTESDGSGSPTRYYNSAYMIDSQGQIIAAADKVHLVPFGEYLPFESFWNSMGLNAIAAFPGGYSAAPRHQILTAPDGNRLLPLICYEVIFPEEGAAEGQEADAIVNLTNDGWFGYTPGPWQHFHQARIRAVESGLPVIRNSNSGISAIIDGYGRIQAGLDFGAVGVVDGTMPPRTAPIWHILLPSLNFGLLESLLILLVFFSRMSFIFSRN
- the trmB gene encoding tRNA (guanosine(46)-N7)-methyltransferase TrmB, which encodes MADNDNEEQDLGGGRKSRSTEAFFGRRKGKPLRPNQERLMGESLGLLKLDLKSPPPPAFASLFEVPVKAIRLEIGFGGGEHLIHRAATNPETGFIGVEPFVNSMAKLLALIEQLGLKNIRLYDDDAVEVLDWLPPESIDQIDLLYPDPWPKKRHWKRRFVSQVNLARLHRALKPGALFCFASDIDTYVNWVLQHVDHHGGLEWTARNASDWLTPFEDWPSTRYEAKARREGRSSAYLTFRKV
- a CDS encoding L,D-transpeptidase yields the protein MPPFESPLSRRHFILGSLSATAALAGCSTSIRAPVPGFATRPIAPPTSAELAVIYGPKQDGDFVLPAIPYERIDPKFYRQRVANPTAERPGTVVVDTPSRFLYVIEPGGTAMRYGVGIGRDGFAWQGEGVIQWRQHWPHWKPPNEMVARQPELARYSIDKGGMKPGLENPLGSRALYIFQNGADTLYRLHGSPQWDSIGKATSSGCVRLINQDVIDLYERVPYHAKIVVYQ
- a CDS encoding helix-turn-helix domain-containing protein, producing MIENKKKPNPIDIHVGSRIRLRRTMLGMSQEKLGEALGITFQQIQKYEKGTNRVGASRLQAISGILNVPVSFFFEDAPDGNPANTPAGMAEASSSNYVVDFLSSSEGLQLNRSFVKINDPKVRRKLVDLVKALAAEAEAE
- a CDS encoding MbcA/ParS/Xre antitoxin family protein, producing MANLQLIETTPYDFSPHPITDAEAQVMFRAALTLFRLWDITDDHAATLLDMPVRTFRRWKAGDTGRMSRDLKARLSNLMGIHKALRLIFHEPPRGYSWVKAPNAAFGGRPAIDVMLGGELTDLMRVRRYLDAERGAW